DNA sequence from the Thermococcus gammatolerans EJ3 genome:
TCGACCGGAATGGACAGGAAGGCCATAGCGGAGAAGGTAGCCGAGCTCACCGACAGCGAGCTGATAGACGTCAGGGGCAAAAGGTTTATATTGTTCAAACCGAGGGAAGGCTGGGAAAGGTATTTAAGGCGCCTTGAAAGAAAGGCGTCGGCCGAGAGGCGGGAGAAGCCCGTCCGTAAAGTCAGGCTCGACATCGCTAACTTCAGGAAGAAGTTTAGAAAGGGGAGGGATTGAAAGATGGCGACTGTCTATGACGTTCCCGGTGACCTGCTCGTCGAGAGGGTCGCCCAGAAGCTCAAGGAGATTGAGGAGATAAAGCCCCCGGAGTGGGCGCCCTTCGTCAAGACCGGAAGGCACAAGGAGAGGCTTCCCGAGCAGGAGGACTGGTGGTACTACAGGGTTGCCAGCATACTCAGAAAGGTCTACATCGACGGCCCGGTTGGAATTGAGAGGCTCAGGACCTGGTATGGAGGCAGGAAGAACCGCGGACACGCCCCGGAGCACTTCTACAAGGCTGGCGGAAGCATCATAAGGAAGGCCCTCCAGCAGCTTGAGGCGGCTGGCTTCGTCCAGAAGGTTCCGGGAGAGGGAAGGGTCATAACCCCGAAGGGCCAGAGCTTCCTCGACAAGATCGCCACCGAGCTCAAGAAGGAGCTTGAGGAGCAGATTCCGGAGCTCAAGAAGTACTGAGCTCCCCTTTTCTCACATCCACCCAATACCTTTTTAACTTCCACTTCTGAGCCTGAAACGGAGGTGAGGAGCATGGCGGAGGACATAGAGGAGATCAGGAAGCGCAAGCTCATGGAACTTCAGAAGAGGTACCTCGAACAGCAGAAGGCCCAGGAGGAGGCAATAAAGCGGGAGATGGAGCTCCAGGCCCAGATTGACGCCATAATGAGAAAAATCCTGACCCCCGACGCGAGGGAGAGGCTCGGGCGCGTTAAGCTCGTCAAGCCCGAGCTCGCGAGGCAGGTTGAGCTCGTCCTCGTTCAGCTTTACCAGGCAGGCCAGATAAGGGAACCCATAGACGATGCCAAGTTGAAGAAGATACTGGCTCAGATCGACGCGAGGACGAGAAGGGAGTTCAGGATTAAGTGGTAGCGGACGGTGAAGAGATGGAGATCAAGAGGATAATTGAGATCCTCGACGAGAAGGGTGAGGTAAGCCTCGAGACATGGAAGGCGATCTCAGTTAAGAACAACCGGGACGGGACCGTTGACATACTTTACCGTAACCTCCACCTTGGCAGTGACGATGATCCCGTGTTCCTGTGGATATACGCAAACGTCGTCAACGATGGGGACGAGGACGTCAGGGTTCTTGAGAGAATAACCTTCAAGAGGGAAGACCTCGCATGGATACTCCGCTACGTTCCTGCCAAGAAGGGCGGGAAGTAAGTGGGAACATTTATAAGAGGCACTCGTATAGGGCCCGCCGTGGGGGTGTTTGGGTGAGTAAGAAGAGGGTCTGCCCCATCTGTGGTTCCACAGAGTTCATTTACGACCCCAGCAGGGGAGAGGTCGTTTGTAAAGTCTGCGGCTACGTCATCGAGGAAAACGTTGTCGATATGGGGCCCGAATGGAGGGCCTTTGACGCGAGCCAGAGGGAGAAGAGGGCCCGTGCAGGCGCCCCCGAGAGTATACTCCTCCATGATAAAGGCCTGTCAACCGACATAGGCATAGACCGCTCCCTCACCGGTCTGATGAGGGAGAAGATGTACCGTCTGAGAAAGTGGCAGTCACGCCTAAGAGTCAGCGATGCCGCCGAGCGTAACCTCGCCTTCGCCTTAAGCGAGCTTGACAGACTCGCCAGCAATCTCCGCCTTCCAAGGCACGTTGAAGAGGAGGCTGCAAGACTCTACAGAGAAGCGGTCAGGAAAGGCCTCATAAGGGGTCGCTCCATTGAAAGCGTCATAGCGGCGTGTGTTTACGCCGCCTGCAGGCTGCTCAAGATCCCGAGGACCCTCGACGAGATAGCAGAGGTTTCCCGCGTCGATAAGAAGGAGATCGGCAGGAGCTTCCGCTTCATAGCGAGACACCTCAACCTTACCCCCAAGAAGCTCTTCGTCAAGCCGACCGACTACGTGAGCAAGTTCGCTGACGAGCTGGGCCTGAGTGAAAAGGTCAGACGGAGGGCAATAGAACTGCTGGAGGAGGCCTACGAAAAGGGCCTCACGAGCGGAAAGAGTCCAGCCGGCCTCGTTGCAGCGGCACTCTACATAGCCGGCATAATGGAAGGGGAGAGAAGAACCCAGCGCGAGGTGGCGGAAGTCGCGCGCGTTACAGAGGTAACGGTAAGAAACAGGTACAAAGAGCTAATAGAGAAGCTCAACCTCAAGGTTCCGATAAGCTGATCACCGGAACCAGCTCTCGAGTGTTCTCTGTTTTCCTGCCTTTACGGCTTTCTTCAGCCTCTCAAGTCCGTTTTTAACGCGTTCCTCGCTGAAGTCGTGCTCGTCGCAGAGGAACTTGAGGATGCCCTCCTCGTCCGGCTCGCGCCACTTAAGCTCGTAGTCGTCCGTAACCGGCGGGTTGAGGAAGAACTCCTTTATCGCGTACAGATCAACGTCGCTATCTTTTTGATACTTCTTCAGCGGATCCTTTGAGCGCTTGACGATGGTCAGGGCTTTTTTTGGACCTATTCCCTTGATTCCGCCGGGGTTGTAGTCAGTACCGACCAGAATGGCCAGCTCGATTAACTTCTCCCTGTCAATTCCCAGCTCCCTGAGCACTTCCTCAAGGACTATCAGCTCCGGCTTGACCTCCACGTAGACGTTCTTTCCCGGGAGCTTTCTCCTCCCCGTTATCGTGAGGTTTCTGACCAGTCTTGGCGCGCCAAAGAGAAGTGAATCGTAGTCCTGGCTCGCGGAGGCGTAAACCCTCTTCTTGGCGGCCATATAGGCTGCCTGGGCCTCACCCTCGCTCGGGGCCTGCACGACTGGGACGCCCATGAGCCCAAGGAGCTTCTTGGCGTCCTCGATGAGGGTTTCATTCAGCTTTGTCGCCCTCATGGCGTACTTCTTGGCTTCCTCAATCTCGCCCCTCTCAAGGGCCTCGTGCCACTTCTCCTCGGCCTCTTCGCGAGCTTCGCGTCTTTTTTCGAGCTCTTTTTTCTTGAAAGCGGGTGGTTCGCCATCGAAGACATAGGCCGGCTTTATGCCAGCCTCCATCAGGTTGATCGTCCTGTAGAAGAACCCGCTCAGGTGAGAGGTTATCCTGCCCTTTGAATCCATGAGCGGCGTTCCATCGCGCTGCCTTATTGTTGAGAGAAACTGGTACATGGCGTTGAACGCATCTATCGCGACCTTTTTACCATAGAGGTTCTCGAGCTCGATCTCCTTCCTCGGAACCAGCTCGCCTATCTGGACACCCATCTTCACCACCCAAGAAAAGTTGGGAAAGGGGTATTTTAGGGTTTGCCTCCGTCTACCGGGTTCTCATCACATCTCAGGGAGGGGAAGGGTCGTCATCGGCTAAACTTTCTTAATTCCATGAGTGATGAGGAACTCCTCGTGCTTTGTCCTTCTCTGTCTCTCCTGGACGTAGATCCAGCCCATCACGAATATTAAAGCCGCCATGCCAAAGAGCGTCTGCCAGCCGAGCTGATTGTAGTCGGGGGTTATTATGATCTTCCTCACCATCGCCAGAACACCGAGCTCAACGACGTTTCTCATGCTGACGTGATGCTCCTTGACGTACATGGTCAGCAGTTCGAAGATTTCAAGGAAGATTATGACGAGGACTATCTGGTGCAAAACATCTTCGACATGGAGGGCATGGATGGTATCGGTTACCAGATGGAACATCATGTAGACTACATAGCCCATAGTTATCGTTGCGAGACCTATGACTACCATGTCAAAGAGCATGCCGAGCCACTTGAGCAGAAGGTTTTCAAAGGTGCCGATGTCGTGATGTCTCCTTACCATCCGCACACCCACCTAAAGGTGATTGATTATTCTAAAAACTTTTCGGAGAATCTAAAAGTTATCTGAAAGCCTAATCTCCCCTCTGGAAGGCCCTGAACGTTCCGTTTCAAACCTGCGGTTTTTTAACGTCCGTCGAGTTGAACATCGGCAAAAAGAGAGGAGAAAGGTTTTAACGGCTTTTACAGACGTAAAACTGTAAGTGTCATTCGAGGTGATAAAAATGGTTGACCCGAACATCGAGGCCCTTTTCAAGCCGAAGAGCATCGCCGTCATAGGCGCTTCGGAGAAACCGGGAAAGATAGGCTACGCGATTATGAAAAACCTCGTGGAGTACGGCTACGAGGGCAAAATATACCCCGTCAACATCAAGGGCGTTGAGATAAAGATTGGCAACCGCGTCTTCAAGTCCTACAAGAGCATCCTCGATGTCCCCGATGAGGTGGATATGGCGGTTATAGTCGTTCCAGCCAAGTTCGTCCCCCAGGTCGTTGAGGAGTGCGGAAAGAAAGGCGTCAAGGTTCTCCCGATTATAAGTTCCGGTTTCGGCGAGCTAGGTCCTGAGGGCAAGAAGATCGAGCAGCAGCTCGTTGAGACTGCCCACAAGTATGGAATGAGGATCCTCGGCCCGAACATCTTCGGGGTTGTGTACACCCCCGAGAAGCTCAACGCAACCTTTGGGCCAACCGACGTAATGCCCGGAAAGCTGGCCCTCATCAGCCAGAGCGGTGCTCTGGGAATAGCCCTTATGGGCTGGACTATCCTGGAGAAAGTCGGCCTTTCGGCGGTCGTTAGCATAGGAAACAAGAGCGACATCGACGATGCAGACCTGCTCGAGTACTTCGAAACTGATGAGAACACAAAGGCCATACTCATCTATATGGAGGGTGTCAAGGACGGAAGGCGCTTTATGGAGGTTGCGAAGAAGGTCAGCAAGGTCAAGCCGATCGTCATTATTAAGGCGGGGAGGAGCGAGCGCGGTGCCAAGGCTGCCGCTTCCCACACAGGCTCTCTGGCTGGAAGTGACAAGATTTATGACGCCGCCTTCAAGCAGGCCGGAATTATAAGGGCCCTTACAATAGGAGAGGCCTTCGACTACGCGAGAACCCTCAGCAATCTGCCCGAGCCAGCCGGGGAGAACCTCGTCATACTCACAAACGGCGGTGGAATAGGCGTCATGGCCACCGACGCGGCCGAGGAAGCAGGCCTGCACCTCTACGACGACCTCGATGAGCTCAAGGTATTCTCAAACTATATGCCTCCCTTTGGTTCCTACAAGAACCCCGTTGACCTTACAGGTATGGCCGGTGCCGAGAGCTACGAGGGGGCAATTAAAGCGGCCCTCGAGCACCCGGAGATGCACAGCATAGCCGTCCTCTACTGTCAGACGGCAGTTCTTGACCCGAGGGATTTGGCCGACATAGTCATCCGTGAGTACAACGCCAGCGGAAGAAAGAAGCCGCTCGTCGTTGCCATCGTCGGTGGAATCGAGGCCAAGGAAGCCATCGACAGGCTCAACGAGGAGGGAATCCCAGCCTATCCGGAGCCGGAGAGGGCCATAAAGGCTCTGGCAGCGCTCTACCGCTGGAGCAGGTGGAAGGCCAGGGGGAGATGATTTCCCCTGTTTTTCAAAACCTTTTTATACCGCTTTGGCGTAACCCATTAGGGTGTCTGTATGGCGGGTCACCTGAGGATCATGGGTGTTCTTGTTTTTCTAATCGGCCTCCTTCTCACGGCAACGTACAGCCGACCTAACTGTTCGGGGATCGCCTGTACGTCCCCCGGTTTTCCCGTCCTCGAGCTCTCGGAGTACAGAGTGGAAAACGGTGGAAGCGTTGACGCCTACGTTCTTGCCTTTGAAGGGAACTGTAGCGGTAAAGTCCACAGCGTTTTCTCTAACAAGGGAAACGTAAGGTTCCAGAGAAAAGGGCCGGTTTACGTCGCTGACAGAATGGAACACTTTGAGGCCTTTTACGTTCCCGGATGCAGGGGAAACCTGACGGTCTACACTGTCAAAACGTACCTCTCCAACGTTACCCGCCCAAACGTCACATACGATATTGGGGGCTACCTCTTCCTAGGCGATTACAGCCTGCCCCTCAGGGAGTTCTACATGAGGATCTCGGGCAGGGTGAACCCAAGGGTCACGACAAGGCTCGAACTCTCCCTCGCGGAGAATTTTGGGACGTATGAGGCCACTTACCTCAACGGCACCCTCCATCTGGGGGATGTACTCTACCAGAGGTCCCTTGAGGGAATACTCGTGAAGAACGGGACGCTGGTCAGGGAAATGGTCGTTTACGATAACCCTGCCCCTTACCTCAGGTTTAAAAACTGCGTTGAGCACTACAACGAAACCTTAGAAGCCTGCCGGGCCAGCGGCTCCCCGGAGTACCAGCTTCCCCTCGGGCTCGGCCTCATGCTCGCGGGCATCGCCCTCTTCGCTTACGGGATGAAGTTTTAAGTCCCTTCCCCCATTTTCCTTCGGTGGTGGCATTGATCATAGCGCTCATCAGCGACATCCACTCGAACCTGGAGGCGCTCGAAGCTGTCTGGAATGAGATCAAGGATGCCGACGCTTTCCTCTGCATGGGTGACTTGATCGGTTACGGGGCTAGTCCAAACGAGGTCGTTGACTTTGTGAGGCGACAGATGGAGAGGAGAACCTTCCTCTGCGTCCGCGGAAACCACGACAACGCGATTGCCTTCGGGGCGGACTGGGGCTTCAACCCCTACGCGAGGCAGGCTGTACGGTGGCATCAGCGGGTCATGACGATAGAAAACCTCGAGTTTCTCCGGCGACTGCCGGTGAGACAGCTTTTTGAGGACGACACAGGAAGGAGCTACATCCTCATTCACGGCTCCCCGAGGGCTCCCCTGGACGAGTACCTCTTCCCCTGGCTCCCTGAGAGTGAGTTTAAAGCAGTTTTGAGCTACGTCCGTCAGGACGACCTCCTAGTCGGCCACACTCACGTGCCAATGCTGAAGGTGATCGAGGGAAGGAGGATAATAAACCCCGGATCGGTGGGCCAGCCGAGGGACGGGAACTGGAGGGCTAGCTATGCGATAATCGATACGGAAAGAGAACCACCGGACAACATCGAGTTCCACCGTGTGGAGTATGATGTAGAAGAAGCCGCCAGAAAGATAATAGAGGCGGGTCTGCCGATGTTTCTGGCCAATAGGCTCTTCGAGGGTTATTAACGGTGTCTTATTCCCCGGAGCTTCGATTTTACTGCCAGCTTGCTGGAATCGATGATTATGACCTCACCGATGCTCCGTACCGCACTCACTGGGATTAGAAGAAGACCCTCATGGTCAGTGACGAACTCGCTCGTGTCAAGATCCTCGTCCGGTTCCGCGACTATAACGAGGAGTTCCCCGGTTTTCTCGTCGAAGCTGAGATCGTAAACCCATCCAAGCCTGATTCCCGTGTCCGTGATAAGCTCGACGTCCCTGAGCTTTGAAGCGAGTATCTTAACCATCTTCAACACCCCTCCATTTTACGGTGTGCTTAAATCATCACGATCGTATAAAACTTTTTCCACACGGCGATACAGAATCGAAAACCAAAAAGTCTATCAATGATGGGAGTGAGCTAACCCGGGCGATGAAGAGATTCATCCCTCCTGACGGGGACTCGCTCCCCCCGAGATGAAGACGCGGTCCCCCCTCGAGCCCCTTTTAGTTCTCCTCCGATTATTTCTAGTGTTTTGTTGGTGATTTTTTGTAGTCTTGGATCGTGGGAGGTGATTATCATTGGAACCCTCCCCTTGAGCGCTGAGAGAACATTAACAACAGCCTCCGAATTCTCCGCGTCAAGCATCGAAGTCGGCTCGTCGAGGAGCAAGAGACCCGGATCATCAGAAAGCACCATCAACAACTCAGCCCTCTTTAGCTCACCCCCACTCAGCTGGTCCGGATGCTTATCGAGGATGGTTTTAATGTTGAGTTCCTCCGCGAGCTCTCGCACTAAACTTTCATTAAGGCTTCTTCCCCTGCCTTTTGCGTAGAAGATGATGTTCTCCCACACGGTCAGCTCGTTTATCATCCTGCCCTCCTGCGTGAGGTAGCCAATCCTCCGCCTGATCGCTAAAGCGCGTTTCTCGTCCTTTGGTTTAAGCCCGAAAACTTTGACTGTTCCGTGTATTGGCTGGACTAAGCCGAGGATTGCTTTGAGGATTGTTGTCTTCCCGCTTCCAGATGGCCCCATGATGAGGAGTACTTCTCTATCATTCAAGCTGAAGGTGACTCCCCTTAACGCCAAAACTCCACCCGTGTAGGTTTCGTACTTTACAAAAACGTCCTTAAACTCGACAACGGTCATTTCACCACCCCCATATGTGCGGCGGCCGGAAAAGCGACTCAACAATGAACTTGCCTCCCGTAAAGGTTATCTCGGCGCGAGTGTAGACAAGCCCGATGTAAGCATCCACGAAGGCCACCAAAAACGCAGTGATGAGCAGACTCAGCACGACCACAAAGATGAGCTGAGACGTCATGAACTTCAGAAACGACCCCCTTACTTCCGTTTTTTCCATTCCCCTGATGCCCGAATACAAGCTAATCCTGAGGTATTGTCTGAATGAAAGCGCCGCAAGAACCGCGATGGAGAGCAAGCCGAAAAGCGCGAACCACGTTCCCAGTGCGCTGAGGTATCTCCCGAAGATATCGAGGGAGACAGTTTCCGGATATCCAACGACTGCCAAGTACTCGTTCCTGTATATCTCCTCCAGAACCCTGTGGATTGAGGTGATCCTCGGGATCAGTGCGATTGAGAGGGAGTAGGCGGAGAACGTTATCACCTGTCCGTAGTTCTTCAGCCACCTGAAGTAGTATCTCGTATCAAAGGGCCGCTCCAGCAAAGAGAGGCCCCACACGCACATCCTCTGAAAGAGCGATCCAACGAACAGGCCGAGCAGCGGGATCAACGCCGTCAGCATCGCGAGAAAGATCGAGAGTCCCCCGTAACCTCTGGCCAAGAGGACGGTCTCGTTTATCCTCGCGTATCCGAGGGCGATGAGCACTCCCATGAACGCTATAGCCGAAGCGATTACCTTTGACGACAGGTTGAAAGAGGCCGCCCTATCCGAGATCGCCACGGAAACCAGAACGAGGATCACCACCGCAAGCTCCGCGGAAACCGGTAAGCCCCTGCCAGTTGTTTCCTCGAAGATCCTGTAGGCAGCTAGGGAAACTCCGATTGTGAGCAGAAAGACGGCCGTTTTCTGAATTAGCGTTACTTTACTACTGATCCCCCGGAGGGAGAGCACTTCGAGGTCTTTTCTCAGGTCGGAGAACATGCTCGCTCCGGAGTAGATCAGCATGAGGAAGAGCGGCAGGTAGAACACAACGAGCAGTCCGCCGAAGAGGCCGAAGAACTTCAAAGTCTGGCTCCCTGAGTTCTTCACAATGGTGAGTATATCCGACTTCTCAAGCTCCGGTCCTATGAGCTTCCCCATCATGCACCACTTTTTCCTGTTCTCCAAAAGGATCTGGCTTAGTTTGTACTCCAGCTCCTTGGGGGTTATGGAGAGCCACGTCCCGTTTAGGTAGGCCCAATCATCCCCAAAAACTATCATCGGCCTGTTCCTGCATCTCTCTTCTTGATAAAACTTCACCGTTGAGTTTATTATCCTGTCGGGGATCTCCTTCTTTAGGGCCTTCTCCAAAACGCTGGGATCGCGGTGTATGCTCCGAAAGTTGACGGCGATGTAGACGGGAAGTACGTAGCCGCTTGAGTTTATCAAAAGCGAGTTTCCGCGCCTGATGCAGGCGTTGACGGCCCATTCCCTCAGCGGGGCCGCCACCTGAACGTACTCAACCTCCTTGTTCTCGAGCAGGGGATACTCCTTAAAGATGCCGTACGCTTTCCTCAGCTCTACACTTCCGTTGAAAACCCTTGAGATCACGTCCCCGGCTGAGATATTTCCGTTCAGCCTCTCCTTCAGCAGAACTATGGAGGAGCTGGAGAAGTTTCCTCCAAAGCCGAACGCCCTCAGATCTTTGGGGGTCTCAAAGAGGTACACAACGACGTTCACCGTGTGGTTGTCAATCCTCACGGGCTTTAGCAGGGACCACGAAAACGCTATCAGAACGCCGCTTTCCGTGCTGTTGTTTGAAGTTCCTGCCCTGAGATCCTCGATGGCAGTTCTCAGCTCTTCCGTCAGGTTCGTCGAGTTTCTCCCGAAGTCCAGCATAACCCTGTAAACTGAGTGGGGGCGGTATTCCTTGAAGCCGTATTCGAGGTTCGCGTCGACGAGCGTTCCGACCTGAGAGACGAGGTTCAGCATGATGAGGGAGATTATGAAGACCATTCCCAACAGGAAGCCGAGGCTCCTCTTTTTGATGAGGATCTTCAGAGCGTGGCGGATCACCGCATATCACCCGTACTCATCTTCGTTATCCGCAGCCGAAGCGTTCTG
Encoded proteins:
- a CDS encoding YhbY family RNA-binding protein, giving the protein MEKRLPGKVRRSLRARYYDIEPRAWIGKKGLAESVIEEINTQLEKDGVLKVEIRKGALISTGMDRKAIAEKVAELTDSELIDVRGKRFILFKPREGWERYLRRLERKASAERREKPVRKVRLDIANFRKKFRKGRD
- a CDS encoding 30S ribosomal protein S19e — encoded protein: MATVYDVPGDLLVERVAQKLKEIEEIKPPEWAPFVKTGRHKERLPEQEDWWYYRVASILRKVYIDGPVGIERLRTWYGGRKNRGHAPEHFYKAGGSIIRKALQQLEAAGFVQKVPGEGRVITPKGQSFLDKIATELKKELEEQIPELKKY
- a CDS encoding DNA-binding protein, which produces MAEDIEEIRKRKLMELQKRYLEQQKAQEEAIKREMELQAQIDAIMRKILTPDARERLGRVKLVKPELARQVELVLVQLYQAGQIREPIDDAKLKKILAQIDARTRREFRIKW
- a CDS encoding transcription initiation factor IIB, encoding MSKKRVCPICGSTEFIYDPSRGEVVCKVCGYVIEENVVDMGPEWRAFDASQREKRARAGAPESILLHDKGLSTDIGIDRSLTGLMREKMYRLRKWQSRLRVSDAAERNLAFALSELDRLASNLRLPRHVEEEAARLYREAVRKGLIRGRSIESVIAACVYAACRLLKIPRTLDEIAEVSRVDKKEIGRSFRFIARHLNLTPKKLFVKPTDYVSKFADELGLSEKVRRRAIELLEEAYEKGLTSGKSPAGLVAAALYIAGIMEGERRTQREVAEVARVTEVTVRNRYKELIEKLNLKVPIS
- the fen gene encoding flap endonuclease-1, translating into MGVQIGELVPRKEIELENLYGKKVAIDAFNAMYQFLSTIRQRDGTPLMDSKGRITSHLSGFFYRTINLMEAGIKPAYVFDGEPPAFKKKELEKRREAREEAEEKWHEALERGEIEEAKKYAMRATKLNETLIEDAKKLLGLMGVPVVQAPSEGEAQAAYMAAKKRVYASASQDYDSLLFGAPRLVRNLTITGRRKLPGKNVYVEVKPELIVLEEVLRELGIDREKLIELAILVGTDYNPGGIKGIGPKKALTIVKRSKDPLKKYQKDSDVDLYAIKEFFLNPPVTDDYELKWREPDEEGILKFLCDEHDFSEERVKNGLERLKKAVKAGKQRTLESWFR
- a CDS encoding phosphate-starvation-inducible PsiE family protein, whose product is MVRRHHDIGTFENLLLKWLGMLFDMVVIGLATITMGYVVYMMFHLVTDTIHALHVEDVLHQIVLVIIFLEIFELLTMYVKEHHVSMRNVVELGVLAMVRKIIITPDYNQLGWQTLFGMAALIFVMGWIYVQERQRRTKHEEFLITHGIKKV
- the acs gene encoding acetate--CoA ligase alpha subunit → MVDPNIEALFKPKSIAVIGASEKPGKIGYAIMKNLVEYGYEGKIYPVNIKGVEIKIGNRVFKSYKSILDVPDEVDMAVIVVPAKFVPQVVEECGKKGVKVLPIISSGFGELGPEGKKIEQQLVETAHKYGMRILGPNIFGVVYTPEKLNATFGPTDVMPGKLALISQSGALGIALMGWTILEKVGLSAVVSIGNKSDIDDADLLEYFETDENTKAILIYMEGVKDGRRFMEVAKKVSKVKPIVIIKAGRSERGAKAAASHTGSLAGSDKIYDAAFKQAGIIRALTIGEAFDYARTLSNLPEPAGENLVILTNGGGIGVMATDAAEEAGLHLYDDLDELKVFSNYMPPFGSYKNPVDLTGMAGAESYEGAIKAALEHPEMHSIAVLYCQTAVLDPRDLADIVIREYNASGRKKPLVVAIVGGIEAKEAIDRLNEEGIPAYPEPERAIKALAALYRWSRWKARGR
- a CDS encoding metallophosphoesterase family protein; translated protein: MIIALISDIHSNLEALEAVWNEIKDADAFLCMGDLIGYGASPNEVVDFVRRQMERRTFLCVRGNHDNAIAFGADWGFNPYARQAVRWHQRVMTIENLEFLRRLPVRQLFEDDTGRSYILIHGSPRAPLDEYLFPWLPESEFKAVLSYVRQDDLLVGHTHVPMLKVIEGRRIINPGSVGQPRDGNWRASYAIIDTEREPPDNIEFHRVEYDVEEAARKIIEAGLPMFLANRLFEGY
- a CDS encoding PRC-barrel domain-containing protein, whose amino-acid sequence is MVKILASKLRDVELITDTGIRLGWVYDLSFDEKTGELLVIVAEPDEDLDTSEFVTDHEGLLLIPVSAVRSIGEVIIIDSSKLAVKSKLRGIRHR
- a CDS encoding ATP-binding cassette domain-containing protein, with protein sequence MTVVEFKDVFVKYETYTGGVLALRGVTFSLNDREVLLIMGPSGSGKTTILKAILGLVQPIHGTVKVFGLKPKDEKRALAIRRRIGYLTQEGRMINELTVWENIIFYAKGRGRSLNESLVRELAEELNIKTILDKHPDQLSGGELKRAELLMVLSDDPGLLLLDEPTSMLDAENSEAVVNVLSALKGRVPMIITSHDPRLQKITNKTLEIIGGELKGARGGTASSSRGERVPVRRDESLHRPG